One Rosa chinensis cultivar Old Blush chromosome 5, RchiOBHm-V2, whole genome shotgun sequence genomic region harbors:
- the LOC112203473 gene encoding stigma-specific STIG1-like protein 1, with protein MAIVSAEYLDDYNNEEMQIQNTESTVSEMQEATTSLRGVSRFLTQQNPLASVTCDKLPRVCRLKKSPGSDCCKKKCVNLKTDRLNCGMCGYKCKYTEICCRGKCVNASFDEKHCGGCNQKCKKGEFCVLGMCNYA; from the coding sequence ATGGCCATTGTTTCAGCTGAATATCTAGACGATTACAACAATGAAGAAATGCAAATTCAAAATACCGAATCAACAGTGTCTGAAATGCAAGAAGCAACAACTTCTTTGAGAGGGGTAAGCCGCTTCCTGACCCAGCAGAACCCGTTGGCGAGCGTGACTTGCGACAAGTTACCTAGGGTTTGTCGTCTGAAGAAGAGCCCGGGGTCTGACTGCTGCAAGAAGAAGTGTGTGAATTTGAAGACGGATAGATTGAATTGCGGGATGTGCGGGTACAAGTGCAAGTACACTGAGATTTGCTGCAGGGGAAAATGCGTGAATGCATCGTTTGACGAAAAGCATTGCGGTGGATGCAACCAGAAGTGCAAGAAAGGggagttttgtgttttggggATGTGCAATTATGCATGA
- the LOC112201543 gene encoding uncharacterized protein LOC112201543, producing MAVVRAFMSKLMPRVPILNTMQWRITPVRCASGPVLPGLGTGSGPQINLIPEGDTITDEDDQEQKDVNTSNNLYINKDEIVEEPIPAQVNDYGSSDESPISNE from the exons ATGGCTGTTGTTAGAGCCTTCATGTCTAAGCTCATGCCTCGAGTACCCATACTGAACACCATGCAATGGAGAATTACTCCTGT TCGATGTGCTTCTGGACCCGTATTGCCAGGTCTTGGTACAGGAAGTGGTCCACAGATCAATCTCATACCTGAAGGTGATACTATTACAGATGAGGACGATCAGGAGCAGAAAGATGTCAACACCTCAAATAACCTGTATATCAACAAAGATGAAATCGTGGAGGAGCCAATTCCAGCACAAGTCAATGATTATGGAAGCTCAGATGAGTCTCCGATTAGTAATGAATAA
- the LOC112165998 gene encoding uncharacterized protein LOC112165998 produces MALAIRGFILGAPKPNTLQIPSCKSYQQKAMTMLQTQHHGLKHSRKISHSLITCVEKQSLGTGSGPKINQTTSSEQKDSDLSSSNSERTGKKSKGSGEANATPKKTVAS; encoded by the exons ATGGCTCTAGCTATCCGTGGCTTCATCCTTGGGGCTCCAAAACCCAACACGCTCCAAATTCCCAGTTGCAAGTCCTATCAACAAAAAGCCATGACTAT GCTGCAGACGCAGCACCACGGTCTTAAACATTCCCGGAAGATTAGTCACTCCCTTAT AACATGTGTTGAAAAGCAATCCCTCGGCACAGGAAGTGGTCCAAaaattaatcagacaacatcatcGGAGCAAAAGGATTCGGATTTGAGCAGCTCAAACTCTGAGAGGACTGGCAAGAAAAGTAAAGGATCCGGAGAAGCCAACGCTACTCCAAAAAAGACCGTGGCTAGCTAG
- the LOC112203474 gene encoding uncharacterized protein LOC112203474, producing MMEDYFVERPVFSEEIFRTRYRTSHNVFNRISSDLCGSDPYWVQKSDAAGKVGLLPQQKLTCSLRMLAYGAGADQCAEYCRMAKSTSIQALKRFTRGIVNLYSAEYLRAPNPADLRRLLTKAERRGFPGMIGSIDCMHWQWKNCPTGWAGEYSGRKRVPTIILEAVASYDTWIWHAFFGMPGSCNDLNVLAKSPLFDEVTTGRAPRVQFQANNRIHNLGYYLADGIYPQWATFIKSIPRPTRPKDLKFSQAQEGYRKDVERCFGI from the coding sequence ATGATGGAAGATTACTTTGTGGAGCGTCCAGTTTTCAGTGAAGAGATAttccggacaaggtacaggacGAGTCACAATGTGTTCAACCGCATCTCCAGTGATCTTTGTGGTAGCGACCCGTACTGGGTCCAGAAATCAGATGCTGCAGGCAAAGTCGGACTACTTCCCCAACAGAAGCTGACATGTTCCTTAAGAATGCTTGCTTATGGTGCAGGGGCAGATCAATGTGCTGAATATTGTCGGATGGCGAAATCTACCTCCATTCAGGCTCTGAAACGATTTACAAGAGGAATCGTTAATCTGTACTCTGCAGAATACCTCCGGGCTCCTAATCCGGCCGACCTCAGAAGACTTCTCACCAAAGCTGAGAGAAGGGGCTTTCCTGGGATGATTGGAAGCATCGACTGCATGCactggcaatggaagaattgcccaACAGGTTGGGCTGGAGAATACAGCGGTCGAAAACGTGTGCCCACTATCATCCTCGAAGCAGTCGCTTCTTATGACACATGGATATGGCATGCCTTCTTTGGAATGCCTGGATCATGCAACGACCTCAACGTCCTTGCTAAGTCCCCGTTGTTTGACGAGGTCACTACTGGTCGAGCCCCTCGGGTCCAATTTCAAGCAAATAACAGGATTCACAATTTAGGGTACTATCTCGCTGATGGTATCTATCCGCAATGGGCGACTTTCATAAAATCAATTCCAAGGCCTACACGACCCAAGGATCTGAAGTTTTCTCAGGCTCAAGAGGGGTATAGGAAGGATGTCGAAAGATGTTTCGGCATTTAA
- the LOC112167139 gene encoding uncharacterized protein LOC112167139 codes for MALVCSFMPKMTMVQMFPTNSKPCILQNKNVAIIRCAVKRPGINTGSPPQINQVLRVADRSLRTDQVVGLRRLNNGEDGKANAGNTVVDDVSNTTKTADATD; via the exons ATGGCTCTAGTTTGTAGCTTCATGCCAAAGATGACCATGGTCCAGATGTTTCCCACTAATTCCAAGCCTTGCATCCTGCAGAATAAGAACGTTGCAATTAT AAGATGTGCTGTCAAAAGGCCAGGAATTAATACAGGGAGCCCTCCTCAGATCAACCAGGTACTTAGAGTCGCTGACCGGAGTTTGAGAACAGATCAGGTGGTTGGTCTCAGAAGATTGAATAATGGAGAAGATGGAAAAGCAAATGCAGGAAATACTGTTGTCGATGATGTTAGTAATACAACCAAGACTGCTGATGCTACTGATTAA
- the LOC112203475 gene encoding protein LSM12 homolog A, translating into MDGGNAAAAEELAVGCFVSIKTTLGDDFQGQVITFDCPSNILILQEGLKGGPKRNIRLLKANYIKELSYLGQAEDPLDIKNCYLDLNSLRAREESAIRQAEAECERIGVGVTSQAQNIFDALSKTLPVRWDKTVIVVMNEVRVSSPYLPESVSGGTPAANDRVKKVLELEKTFPSRDKSLWYGGMVVLLSRRKTKHEVL; encoded by the exons ATGGATGGCGGCAATGCAGCAGCAGCGGAGGAATTGGCCGTGGGTTGCTTCGTCTCCATCAAGACCACCTTGGGCGACGACTTCCAGGGCCAGGTCATCACCTTCGACTGCCCCTCCAACATCCTCATCCTTCAAGAGGGTTTGAAAGGAGGGCCTAAGCGGAACATCAGGCTACTCAAGGCCAACTATATCAAGGAGTTGAGCTATTTGGGTCAAGCTGAAGACCCACTTGACATTAAGAACTGTTACCTTGATCTTAATAGTCTCAGAGCCAGAGAGGAATCAGCTATCAG ACAAGCAGAGGCAGAGTGTGAGAGGATCGGAGTTGGTGTCACCAGCCAGGCTCAGAACATTTTCGATGCCTTGTCTAAGAC GCTTCCAGTACGCTGGGACAAGACTGTCATAGTTGTGATGAATGAGGTTCGTGTGAGCAGTCCATATCTTCCTGAGTCTGTCAGTGGAGGAACTCCTGCTGCCAATGATCGGGTGAAGAAAGTGCTTGAGTTGGAGAAGACTTTTCCCTCAAGGGATAAGTCATTGTGG TATGGTGGTATGGTGGTCTTGCTGTCAAGACGTAAGACCAAGCATGAAGTGTTGTAG